TTCTTTGTGCTGTAAGGGTTGTATTGTCTTTGGATGAATTACGGAAGCTCCGTAATATGACAATTCAATAGCCTCACGGAAAGAAATATGTTTCAACAGTGTGGTACTTTCAAAGTAACGGGGATCGGCATTCAATATTCCGTCCACGTCTTTCCATACCGTTACGCTGTTGGCATTCATGCAGTATGCCAGAATTGCAGCACTATAATCAGATCCTTCAAGGCCTAATGTAGTAGTGAAGTTGTTTTCATCGGAGGCAATAAAGCCTTGTGTAATCGTGATGGTGTTCGACGAAATTTCTTCTTTAGATTTCACTAAGGTTGTTTTCCAGTCAACTTTTGCATCCCTGTAGCTGCTGTCTGTTTTTATTATATTTCTTGTATCGCGCCATGAGTTAGTTATACCTATGTGATTTAGGTAATTACTAATAATACTTGAAGACAGCATCTCTCCCAGGTATACTATCTGGTCGTATATAAATGATTTTTTTGGTGATTTATTATGTTCCAAAAACGTATATAGTTCATTTTCAAGACTCTTTATAGTGTTGAAAACGGGGTGATTTTCCGTGTCGAATAAATTATGACAAATGCTTGTGTGATATTGAAAAATAGAATGAATGTGATTATTAGTGTCTTCTGACTTTGAGATATATAACTCAACTACTTTCTCAAGAGCTTTAGTGGTTTTTCCCATGGCGGAAACAACAACGATAAGGTTGTTTTCGTTTCTAATTATTTCGGACAGGTTAATCACTCCTTCAGAATCCTTTACAGATGCTCCACCAAATTTATAGACTTTCATTTGATATATTTTCGTTAATGGATAATCGATATTTAAAAAATCGAGTCAAAAATAATCCATTTTTAACTACAATTCAGAAAGCTGACAGTTTCTTTTTTTTGGTGTTGTTAAAACACTTAACGCATAAATACTAACTGTAT
The DNA window shown above is from Bacteroidota bacterium and carries:
- a CDS encoding aspartate kinase; translated protein: MKVYKFGGASVKDSEGVINLSEIIRNENNLIVVVSAMGKTTKALEKVVELYISKSEDTNNHIHSIFQYHTSICHNLFDTENHPVFNTIKSLENELYTFLEHNKSPKKSFIYDQIVYLGEMLSSSIISNYLNHIGITNSWRDTRNIIKTDSSYRDAKVDWKTTLVKSKEEISSNTITITQGFIASDENNFTTTLGLEGSDYSAAILAYCMNANSVTVWKDVDGILNADPRYFESTTLLKHISFREAIELSYYGASVIHPKTIQPLQHKEIPLFVKSFFDSKSDGTIITKGAPMEPMTPCYIIKQNQILLSISALDFSFIVEENISEIFALISEYRLKINLIQNSAISFTLSVEDPFSKFDLFLSSLKSKYRLKYNTGVKLYTIRHYNDDSLLKFEEGKTILMKQFSRETAQYIIK